In Arthrobacter sp. StoSoilB5, one genomic interval encodes:
- a CDS encoding ATP-dependent helicase translates to MQEQQASMGAIGRFSQATREWFLGAFSAPTPAQDGAWNAISSGSHALVVAPTGSGKTLAAFLWALDRLHSRPSNTLPGLESVPDGKGRAKRPKTKTRVLYISPLKALGVDVERNLRSPLIGITQTAKRLGLPAPLVTVGVRSGDTTAADRRSLLSNPPDILITTPESLFLMLTSRARETLSEVETVIIDEVHAVAGTKRGAHLAVSLERLDALLPKPAQRIGLSATVQPRELVAQFLAGQAPVEIVAPPSKKNWNLTVTVPVEDMSDLQGAAGAFDSGPASGLQPQASIWPHVEEQIVDLVLSKQSTIVFANSRRLAERLTARLNEIHAERQMMAAGGDEWSGTREAEDPGSWGTGPATKAAAAVPVSTATPAHMMAQAGSTSGADPVLARAHHGSVSKDQRAMIEDDLKSGRLRCVVATSSLELGIDMGAVDLVIQVESPPSVASGLQRVGRAGHQVGEISEGVLFPKHRADLLHTSVTVERMLSGQIERLSIPTNPLDILAQQTVAAAALGSIDVEEWFSTVRRSAPFASLPRSAFEATLDLLAGRYPSDEFAELRPRIIWDRHAGTIEGRPGAQRLAVTSGGTIPDRGLFGVYIIGTEVEGSSSAANADGDAPSASARAAKGGRRVGELDEEMVYESRVGDIFALGATSWKIEDITHDRVLVSPAFGQPGKLPFWKGDSLGRPVDLGRALGAFIRELSAADPAPAMERCQASGLDSFAAANLLQYLEEQKQATNIVPSDRTLVVERFHDELGDWRVVLHSPFGMPVHAPWALAVGQRLQQRYGLDGSAMAADDGIVLRVPMMEDEPPGAELFLFDPEELEQIVTAEVGGSALFASRFRECAARALLLPRQNPAKRQPLWQQRQRSAQLLDVARKYPSFPIVLETVRECLQDVYDLPALKDIAASVERRELRIVETTTQQPSPFAKSLLFGYVAQFLYEGDSPLAERRAAALALDSTLLNELLGRVELRELLDAAVIDATERELQRLVPDRRVRGMEGVADLLRLLGPLSTEEVAERLEEGPDAGSHLAALQKANRALKVTIGGVERFAAVEDAARLRDAIGVPLPMGVPLAFIEPVHDPLGDLVSRYARTHGPFTAAEAASRLGLGVAVVNTALKRLAADGRVVEGEFRPHAVATESTTQEATDSELMSADAPPSSEWCDAEVLRKLRRRSLAALRAEVEPVDTAAYGRFLPAWQNVTAPGKSRSQALRGLDGIITAVDQLSGVPIPASAWEPLVLASRVADYKPAMLDELMAAGELLWSGAGALPGNDGWISLHVADSAELTLNPAPDFEPGDAQQRLLDYLSAGGGYFFRQLTEVAGGMDSVLSDDAVVSALWDLVWAGRVTGDTFAPVRAMIAGGHTAHRQVAKAPRARAPRMSRLGRSHGTGLLGSPGLTGGRYGSVSGTAPAPPSAVGRWSALPSPELDPTIHARGTAELLLDRYGVVTRGSVMAENIIGGFGLMYKVLARLEEAGRCRRGYFIEHLGAAQFAVPATVDRLRSFTEDARISKAEPAALALAATDPANPYGAALPWPALSVDAGSGHRPGRKAGALVVMVDGALVLYVERGGKTLLTFTHDDAVLAVAAEALVDVVRRGAVDKLFMEKVNGHDLLGTPIAVALAAAGAYSTPKGLRIRA, encoded by the coding sequence ATGCAGGAGCAGCAGGCGTCCATGGGCGCCATCGGCCGTTTCAGCCAGGCAACCAGGGAATGGTTCCTCGGCGCTTTTTCCGCGCCCACACCCGCCCAGGATGGTGCGTGGAACGCTATCTCTTCCGGCTCTCATGCCCTCGTGGTGGCACCCACTGGTTCCGGCAAGACCCTCGCCGCTTTCCTTTGGGCCTTGGACCGGTTGCATTCCAGGCCGTCGAATACGTTGCCGGGATTGGAATCCGTGCCCGATGGAAAAGGCCGTGCCAAACGTCCCAAGACCAAGACCCGTGTCCTCTACATATCGCCTCTCAAAGCACTGGGCGTGGACGTGGAGCGGAACCTGCGCTCACCGCTCATCGGGATCACGCAAACCGCCAAGCGTTTAGGGCTCCCGGCACCTCTTGTGACAGTCGGCGTACGTTCAGGAGATACGACGGCGGCAGATCGCCGCTCGCTGCTATCGAACCCACCGGACATTCTGATTACAACGCCGGAGTCCCTGTTCCTCATGCTGACGTCCCGTGCACGGGAGACGCTCAGCGAAGTCGAAACCGTCATCATTGACGAAGTGCATGCTGTCGCGGGAACCAAGCGGGGCGCCCACCTTGCCGTGTCCCTGGAAAGGCTCGATGCCCTTCTACCCAAGCCCGCACAGCGGATCGGCCTCTCGGCTACGGTGCAGCCGCGTGAACTTGTGGCCCAGTTCCTGGCCGGCCAGGCCCCTGTTGAGATTGTGGCTCCGCCGTCCAAGAAGAACTGGAATCTCACAGTCACTGTGCCTGTGGAGGACATGTCGGACCTCCAAGGGGCTGCGGGCGCGTTTGACTCCGGCCCTGCCTCCGGGCTCCAGCCGCAAGCGTCCATCTGGCCACATGTTGAGGAACAGATCGTCGATCTTGTCCTTTCCAAGCAGTCCACTATCGTCTTCGCCAACTCGCGCCGCTTGGCCGAACGCCTGACCGCCAGACTTAACGAGATCCATGCGGAGCGGCAAATGATGGCGGCGGGCGGCGATGAGTGGTCTGGCACCAGGGAGGCAGAGGATCCGGGAAGCTGGGGAACAGGGCCAGCCACTAAGGCTGCGGCGGCCGTGCCCGTCTCCACCGCTACTCCCGCGCACATGATGGCCCAGGCCGGCAGCACCAGCGGAGCAGATCCTGTGTTGGCGCGTGCCCATCACGGTTCGGTCTCCAAGGACCAGCGGGCCATGATCGAGGATGACCTTAAGTCGGGCAGGCTGCGCTGCGTGGTGGCTACGTCGTCACTGGAACTTGGCATCGACATGGGAGCCGTGGACCTGGTCATCCAGGTTGAGTCACCGCCGTCGGTGGCCAGCGGCCTGCAGCGTGTAGGTCGTGCCGGCCACCAGGTGGGCGAGATCTCCGAAGGCGTGCTGTTCCCCAAGCACCGGGCTGACCTCCTGCACACCAGCGTCACCGTCGAACGGATGCTGAGCGGCCAAATCGAACGCCTCAGCATCCCCACCAATCCGTTGGACATCCTGGCCCAGCAAACCGTCGCCGCCGCGGCGCTGGGCAGTATCGACGTCGAGGAATGGTTCAGCACCGTCCGCCGATCGGCGCCGTTCGCCAGCCTGCCCCGGTCCGCGTTCGAGGCCACATTGGACCTTCTTGCGGGACGCTACCCGTCCGACGAATTCGCAGAACTCCGGCCACGCATCATCTGGGACAGGCATGCAGGCACCATTGAGGGCAGGCCGGGGGCCCAGCGCCTTGCCGTCACCTCTGGTGGCACCATTCCGGACCGCGGCCTCTTCGGCGTGTACATCATCGGCACCGAGGTTGAAGGGTCCTCATCCGCAGCCAACGCGGACGGCGATGCTCCCAGCGCCTCGGCCCGGGCCGCGAAAGGCGGACGCCGCGTTGGTGAACTCGACGAAGAAATGGTCTATGAATCGCGGGTAGGCGACATTTTTGCCCTCGGTGCCACCAGCTGGAAAATCGAAGACATCACCCACGATCGCGTCCTGGTCTCCCCCGCTTTCGGCCAACCAGGGAAGCTTCCCTTCTGGAAGGGCGATTCGCTTGGCCGCCCCGTGGATCTGGGCCGCGCTTTGGGCGCCTTTATTCGAGAACTCTCGGCGGCCGATCCTGCGCCGGCCATGGAGCGCTGCCAAGCCAGCGGGCTCGATTCCTTTGCGGCCGCCAACCTGCTGCAATATCTGGAGGAACAGAAGCAGGCTACAAACATCGTTCCCAGCGATCGAACATTGGTTGTGGAACGTTTCCACGATGAGCTCGGGGACTGGCGGGTTGTGCTCCATAGCCCCTTCGGCATGCCCGTCCACGCACCTTGGGCACTGGCCGTTGGACAACGCCTTCAGCAGCGCTACGGCCTGGATGGTTCAGCGATGGCAGCGGATGACGGCATCGTTCTTCGCGTACCCATGATGGAGGACGAGCCACCCGGCGCCGAGCTGTTCCTCTTCGATCCCGAGGAACTCGAACAGATCGTCACCGCCGAGGTTGGGGGCAGCGCACTGTTCGCCTCCAGGTTCCGTGAGTGCGCCGCCCGCGCCCTGTTACTGCCCCGCCAAAACCCCGCCAAGCGCCAACCCCTATGGCAGCAACGCCAACGCTCTGCCCAATTATTGGACGTCGCCCGGAAGTACCCGTCCTTCCCTATCGTGCTGGAAACCGTCCGCGAATGCCTTCAGGATGTCTACGATCTGCCCGCCCTTAAAGACATCGCGGCATCGGTTGAGCGCCGCGAACTGCGCATCGTAGAGACCACCACCCAGCAGCCGTCGCCATTCGCGAAGTCCCTGCTGTTTGGCTATGTGGCCCAATTCCTTTACGAGGGCGATTCCCCTTTGGCGGAGCGCAGGGCAGCCGCCCTCGCCTTGGATTCCACGCTGCTCAACGAGCTTTTGGGCAGGGTGGAGCTGCGCGAACTCCTGGACGCCGCAGTCATCGATGCCACGGAACGGGAGCTGCAGCGGCTGGTCCCGGACCGTCGCGTGCGCGGGATGGAAGGCGTTGCTGACCTCCTCCGCCTCCTGGGCCCGCTCAGCACCGAAGAAGTAGCGGAGCGTCTTGAAGAAGGGCCGGACGCCGGGTCCCACCTCGCAGCACTCCAGAAAGCCAACCGTGCACTCAAGGTGACAATCGGCGGCGTCGAGCGTTTCGCGGCAGTGGAAGATGCCGCCCGGCTGCGGGACGCCATTGGTGTTCCCCTGCCTATGGGCGTGCCGCTCGCCTTCATTGAGCCTGTTCACGATCCCCTGGGCGATCTCGTCTCGCGGTATGCGCGCACCCACGGACCTTTTACGGCGGCCGAGGCTGCATCAAGGCTGGGACTTGGTGTGGCCGTCGTCAATACTGCGCTGAAGCGGCTCGCTGCCGACGGCCGCGTTGTGGAGGGTGAGTTCCGGCCTCACGCGGTGGCGACTGAGAGCACCACCCAGGAGGCCACCGACTCCGAGCTCATGTCCGCAGACGCGCCGCCGTCCAGCGAATGGTGTGATGCCGAGGTCCTGCGGAAGCTTCGGCGTCGTTCACTGGCTGCCTTGCGTGCAGAGGTTGAGCCCGTGGACACTGCCGCCTACGGGCGGTTCCTGCCCGCCTGGCAGAACGTGACGGCGCCTGGGAAATCCCGAAGCCAGGCGTTGCGTGGACTCGATGGCATCATCACGGCGGTAGACCAACTCTCTGGCGTGCCCATCCCCGCCTCCGCGTGGGAGCCCTTGGTGCTCGCGAGCCGCGTGGCCGACTACAAGCCAGCCATGTTGGACGAACTCATGGCGGCGGGTGAGCTGCTGTGGTCCGGAGCTGGCGCCCTGCCCGGAAACGACGGCTGGATCAGCCTCCACGTGGCTGACTCCGCCGAGCTGACCCTAAATCCGGCTCCGGACTTCGAACCCGGGGATGCCCAACAGCGGCTCCTGGACTACTTGAGTGCAGGTGGCGGCTACTTCTTCCGCCAACTCACTGAAGTGGCAGGCGGAATGGACTCCGTGCTGAGCGATGATGCCGTGGTCTCGGCACTCTGGGATTTGGTGTGGGCCGGCCGCGTCACGGGCGACACTTTCGCTCCCGTACGGGCCATGATTGCCGGTGGGCACACAGCGCACCGGCAGGTGGCCAAGGCACCACGCGCCCGTGCCCCGAGAATGAGCAGGTTGGGGCGCTCCCACGGTACAGGCCTGCTGGGATCCCCTGGGCTTACGGGCGGGCGATATGGTTCCGTGTCCGGCACAGCTCCCGCCCCGCCCTCGGCAGTGGGACGATGGTCTGCACTGCCTTCGCCCGAACTTGACCCGACCATCCATGCACGCGGCACCGCCGAACTGCTGCTGGATCGGTACGGCGTAGTCACCCGCGGATCGGTCATGGCCGAGAACATCATCGGCGGTTTCGGGCTCATGTATAAAGTTCTGGCACGGCTTGAGGAAGCCGGGCGTTGCCGCCGCGGCTACTTCATCGAACATCTGGGGGCCGCCCAATTTGCCGTCCCCGCCACTGTGGACAGGCTGCGTTCCTTCACCGAAGATGCGCGCATCTCCAAGGCAGAACCGGCCGCCCTGGCACTTGCAGCCACGGACCCGGCCAACCCTTACGGCGCCGCGTTGCCTTGGCCTGCGCTGTCCGTCGACGCCGGCTCCGGACACCGCCCGGGGCGGAAGGCAGGCGCGCTGGTAGTGATGGTCGACGGCGCGCTGGTCCTTTATGTTGAGCGCGGCGGTAAGACCCTCCTCACCTTCACCCACGACGACGCCGTCCTGGCGGTCGCTGCCGAAGCGTTGGTGGATGTGGTGCGTCGGGGAGCAGTGGACAAGCTCTTCATGGAGAAGGTCAATGGTCATGACCTCCTGGGTACGCCGATTGCCGTTGCGCTTGCGGCTGCCGGGGCCTACTCAACGCCGAAGGGGCTGCGGATCCGTGCCTGA